Proteins from a genomic interval of Bacteroidota bacterium:
- a CDS encoding N-acetylornithine carbamoyltransferase: MPPESLRHLIDWHLLDEALWWDRLEAARRFARERRWTDRARGRAIALLFFNPSLRTRTSMELAAAQLGAHVSVLVPGQGTWGFEWRDGVVMEGPEAEHIQEAIGVLSRYYDAIGVRAFASLRDYEQDRSEAFLRRIVRAASVPIINLESAFWHPCQALGDAATLMDLFRERLAGRSFLLTWAYHPKALPMAVPNSALLMATRLSMRVTIARPAGYELDPEVMALARQYAAQHGLEVRETDALDEAFEGAEVVYAKAWGGRLAYTDPEAESQLRLSLRDWRVTEARMRRTREAVFMHCLPVRRNVVVDDAVLDGPWARHLVQAEYRLHAQKAILEWVWNLS; encoded by the coding sequence ATGCCTCCTGAGAGCTTGCGCCACCTTATCGATTGGCACCTGCTCGATGAGGCCCTCTGGTGGGACCGCCTGGAGGCGGCGCGCCGCTTCGCGCGCGAGCGGCGCTGGACGGACCGAGCCCGAGGCCGCGCGATCGCTCTGCTTTTCTTCAACCCTTCCCTGCGCACGCGCACCTCTATGGAGTTAGCGGCCGCGCAACTGGGCGCGCACGTCTCGGTGCTCGTGCCCGGTCAAGGAACCTGGGGCTTTGAGTGGCGCGATGGGGTCGTGATGGAGGGCCCGGAGGCGGAGCACATCCAGGAGGCCATCGGGGTTCTATCGCGCTACTACGACGCCATAGGCGTGCGCGCCTTCGCCTCCTTGCGGGATTACGAACAGGACCGCTCTGAGGCCTTCTTGCGCCGGATCGTGCGCGCCGCGAGCGTGCCCATCATCAACCTCGAGTCCGCCTTCTGGCACCCGTGTCAGGCCCTGGGGGATGCGGCCACCTTGATGGACCTGTTTCGAGAACGCCTTGCGGGCCGTTCTTTTCTGCTCACCTGGGCCTACCATCCCAAGGCGCTTCCCATGGCGGTGCCCAACTCGGCCCTGCTTATGGCCACTCGCCTGAGCATGCGCGTCACCATAGCCCGCCCCGCCGGCTACGAGCTGGACCCCGAGGTGATGGCCCTAGCGCGCCAATACGCGGCCCAACATGGGCTAGAGGTGCGCGAAACCGACGCGTTGGATGAGGCTTTTGAGGGCGCCGAGGTGGTCTACGCCAAGGCGTGGGGCGGCAGGCTCGCCTACACCGACCCAGAGGCCGAGTCCCAGCTTCGGCTTTCGCTGCGGGACTGGCGCGTAACAGAGGCCCGCATGCGCCGGACTCGAGAGGCCGTTTTCATGCACTGCTTGCCCGTGCGGCGCAATGTCGTGGTAGACGACGCCGTGCTCGATGGGCCCTGGGCGCGCCATCTGGTGCAGGCCGAATACCGCCTGCATGCGCAGAAGGCTATCTTGGAGTGGGTATGGAACCTGTCGTGA
- a CDS encoding aspartate aminotransferase family protein yields the protein MSFEHTRLLEETYELPTYQKWPLALVRGEGAYVWDVEGRRYLDLYGGHCVTLLGHNPPPVVEAICRQTQHLVFYSNVVYSPVRAEAARELAELAPEGLKKVFFCNSGTEAVETALKLARAYTGRSGVVAMRGDFHGRTLGSLAVTWGQAYRRPYRAVLPETYFVPFGELVPLKELLRRRRDIAAVILEPIQSMAGVYEAPSGYYRELRRLCDAHEVLLIFDEVQTGVGRTGTFSVSEAYGMRPDLIALAKSLGSGVPVGAVLVSERIAETVRPGDQGTTFGGGMLAMAAVAATLRMLRQGNWMARAPEIFTRIRDGLAGRVRAVRGRGCLIGVELPGPAGPVIAALRQEGVLVGGSEHPNTIRLLPPLVLSEADIELFLEAFERALARIARTEPAYAS from the coding sequence ATGAGCTTTGAGCACACTCGCCTTCTGGAGGAGACCTACGAACTGCCCACCTACCAGAAATGGCCCTTGGCGCTGGTGCGGGGCGAAGGCGCCTACGTGTGGGACGTGGAGGGCCGGCGTTATCTGGATCTTTACGGAGGCCACTGCGTCACCTTGCTGGGGCATAATCCGCCGCCCGTGGTGGAGGCTATCTGCCGACAGACGCAGCATCTTGTGTTTTACTCCAACGTGGTCTACAGCCCTGTGCGCGCCGAGGCCGCCCGCGAACTGGCCGAACTGGCTCCGGAGGGGCTCAAGAAAGTTTTCTTCTGCAACTCCGGCACAGAGGCCGTGGAGACGGCCCTTAAGCTGGCGCGGGCCTACACGGGCCGCAGCGGCGTGGTGGCCATGCGAGGGGATTTTCACGGCCGCACGCTGGGCAGCCTGGCCGTGACCTGGGGGCAGGCCTATCGAAGGCCCTACAGGGCCGTGTTGCCCGAGACGTACTTTGTGCCCTTCGGCGAACTGGTCCCTCTTAAAGAACTTCTGCGGCGGCGCCGCGACATAGCGGCCGTTATCCTGGAGCCCATCCAAAGCATGGCGGGGGTCTACGAGGCCCCCTCGGGGTACTATCGGGAGCTGCGCAGGCTATGCGATGCGCACGAAGTGCTGCTCATCTTCGATGAAGTGCAGACCGGCGTGGGCCGAACCGGCACGTTCTCCGTCTCGGAGGCCTACGGCATGCGGCCCGATCTGATCGCGCTCGCCAAAAGCCTGGGCTCGGGCGTGCCCGTGGGAGCCGTGCTCGTCTCCGAGCGCATAGCCGAGACCGTGCGACCTGGCGATCAGGGCACGACCTTCGGGGGCGGGATGCTCGCCATGGCCGCGGTTGCGGCTACGCTCCGGATGCTGCGACAGGGCAACTGGATGGCCCGCGCCCCCGAGATCTTCACCCGCATCCGCGATGGGCTTGCTGGGCGCGTGCGCGCCGTGCGCGGCCGAGGCTGCTTGATCGGCGTCGAGCTTCCGGGCCCCGCCGGGCCCGTGATCGCTGCCCTGCGGCAGGAGGGGGTGCTCGTGGGCGGCTCGGAACATCCCAACACCATCCGCCTGCTTCCCCCGCTTGTGCTTTCGGAAGCGGACATCGAGCTGTTCCTGGAGGCTTTCGAGCGGGCCTTAGCCCGGATCGCCCGAACGGAGCCAGCCTATGCCTCCTGA